A single Alicyclobacillus vulcanalis DNA region contains:
- a CDS encoding aldo/keto reductase, which yields MRYRNLSNGIRVSEITFGCWELGGGQWEKQDDEINIRALQRAFELGIQSFDTAEGYGQGHSEEIVGMALEGVRSECVIATKVSPNHLRRDDILRSVEQSLRRLRTDYIDIYYVHWPNAEIPLTETMATLAELRDQRVIRSVAVSNFSRQLLEEAEAVTRVDCIQPEYSLLERSIESEVLPYCRERGIGVLTYSSVAKGILTGAHHRDGTVIVPNDFRQGRRLFKPEHLEAATPLVEGLRRLANRYDVTPAEVAIAWILHQPGITSAIVGTQNIKHLEENVRAVELALGEDDLRELDDLSRRALVQIDGAAPSSR from the coding sequence GTGAGATACCGCAACTTGTCCAACGGCATACGCGTTTCCGAAATCACCTTTGGCTGCTGGGAGCTGGGGGGCGGTCAGTGGGAGAAGCAAGATGACGAGATCAACATCCGTGCCCTGCAGCGGGCCTTTGAACTTGGAATTCAGTCGTTTGACACGGCCGAAGGTTACGGACAGGGGCATTCCGAGGAAATCGTTGGCATGGCGCTCGAAGGCGTGCGCAGCGAGTGCGTGATCGCGACCAAGGTGTCACCCAACCACCTTCGCCGAGACGACATCCTGCGATCGGTCGAACAGAGCCTGAGGCGGCTGCGCACCGATTATATCGACATCTACTACGTGCACTGGCCTAACGCGGAGATTCCCCTGACCGAGACGATGGCCACGCTGGCCGAACTGCGGGACCAGCGCGTCATTCGGAGCGTGGCGGTGTCAAACTTCTCCCGGCAGCTCCTTGAGGAGGCGGAAGCCGTGACACGGGTGGACTGCATCCAACCGGAATACAGCCTCCTGGAGCGCAGCATTGAGAGCGAGGTGCTCCCCTATTGCCGCGAACGCGGGATCGGCGTCCTGACGTACTCGTCCGTCGCGAAAGGCATCTTGACCGGAGCGCACCATCGGGACGGTACGGTGATCGTGCCGAACGACTTCCGCCAAGGGCGCCGCTTGTTTAAGCCGGAGCACCTGGAAGCCGCCACGCCGCTTGTCGAGGGCCTCCGACGGCTGGCGAATCGCTACGATGTCACGCCGGCCGAAGTCGCGATCGCATGGATCCTCCACCAGCCGGGAATCACGAGCGCCATCGTGGGGACGCAGAACATCAAACACCTTGAGGAAAACGTGCGTGCCGTGGAACTCGCGCTTGGCGAAGACGACCTGCGCGAGCTGGACGACCTGAGCCGTCGGGCGCTCGTCCAGATTGACGGCGCCGCACCGAGCTCACGATAA
- a CDS encoding G1 family glutamic endopeptidase, which yields MRANKRTSRRGRSGRWMAALVLAGGLGALAAHVHAVGKVASAARPVFMTAEAAVPAGTQTSANWGGYIDLPAGSQLYTSVTGSWTVPTITGRNGAMAAQWIGLGGVETQDLLQIGTLEQVVNGQTQVQVFWEKLPAAANTVMTVPVGSKISASIQQSSASTWTLSLQAITPSGQTLSKTVSVNVSSTYAANIGTSAEWISEDPSTVRGGLYPLANSGVVQFSNATVNGQPLDATGNQVQPVAMQDEYGNWVIVPSAVGSDGESFSTTTYTAAPSWPGSSAGWTSSTGSSGGSSGAWPGISGFPFPSGQGSGQGASSGWSNHTWSYTLPIPGGGSGWTEVVGWPGTRHWTFNIPLGGGSTVEVQFSWGW from the coding sequence ATGAGGGCAAACAAACGCACATCTCGGCGAGGGCGCTCCGGGCGCTGGATGGCGGCCCTCGTGCTGGCGGGCGGCCTGGGCGCCCTCGCGGCGCACGTCCATGCGGTCGGCAAGGTCGCAAGCGCTGCACGTCCGGTATTCATGACGGCGGAAGCCGCCGTGCCGGCCGGTACCCAGACGTCGGCCAACTGGGGAGGGTACATCGATCTGCCAGCCGGATCGCAGTTGTACACAAGCGTGACGGGCAGCTGGACGGTCCCGACCATCACCGGGCGCAATGGCGCCATGGCCGCGCAGTGGATCGGTCTGGGAGGCGTCGAAACGCAGGATCTTCTGCAGATCGGCACGCTGGAGCAGGTGGTCAATGGGCAAACCCAGGTTCAGGTGTTTTGGGAGAAACTACCTGCCGCCGCGAACACGGTGATGACCGTGCCGGTCGGCTCCAAGATTTCCGCATCGATCCAGCAAAGCAGTGCGTCGACGTGGACGTTGAGCCTTCAGGCGATCACGCCGTCCGGCCAAACGCTATCCAAGACCGTCTCCGTGAACGTCTCCAGCACGTACGCGGCGAATATCGGCACGTCGGCCGAGTGGATCAGCGAAGATCCTTCGACGGTCCGCGGCGGCCTGTATCCGCTCGCGAATTCGGGCGTTGTGCAATTTTCCAATGCGACGGTGAACGGTCAGCCGCTGGATGCCACGGGCAACCAAGTGCAGCCGGTGGCGATGCAGGACGAGTACGGAAATTGGGTCATTGTCCCCTCGGCCGTCGGTTCCGACGGGGAATCGTTCTCCACCACCACGTACACGGCCGCGCCATCGTGGCCGGGATCGAGCGCAGGTTGGACGTCGTCGACGGGGTCATCCGGAGGATCGTCGGGCGCATGGCCGGGGATATCTGGATTCCCCTTTCCGTCAGGACAGGGTTCCGGGCAAGGCGCGAGCAGTGGATGGTCGAACCACACGTGGAGCTATACCCTTCCCATTCCGGGCGGGGGCTCCGGGTGGACCGAAGTGGTGGGTTGGCCCGGAACGCGGCACTGGACGTTCAACATCCCGTTGGGCGGCGGATCGACGGTGGAAGTTCAGTTTTCTTGGGGTTGGTAA